Proteins from a single region of Desulfolutivibrio sulfoxidireducens:
- a CDS encoding NapC/NirT family cytochrome c, with protein sequence MKRFVWPAALVVLGVVLAFPLFSMTYYTMVRTSTPEFCSSCHEIEAAYNDWRTASHVNNTKGVVADCMDCHLPAPHDTFDFFFTKTLHGAKDVYAHFAEDQAKVYDRTKMAVRARESIKNDQCLKCHRNILYLPYKRGAMLAHRTVLEPRPGYEKKCTDCHQDLVHVMRPFYSYADGDGRMERRP encoded by the coding sequence ATGAAACGGTTCGTCTGGCCGGCGGCGCTGGTCGTGCTCGGCGTGGTCCTCGCCTTTCCGCTGTTCAGCATGACCTATTACACCATGGTCCGCACCTCCACGCCGGAGTTCTGTTCCTCCTGCCACGAGATCGAGGCGGCCTACAACGACTGGCGCACGGCCTCCCACGTCAACAACACCAAGGGCGTGGTGGCCGACTGCATGGACTGCCACCTGCCCGCGCCCCACGACACCTTCGACTTCTTCTTCACCAAGACCCTGCACGGGGCCAAGGACGTCTACGCCCACTTCGCCGAGGACCAGGCCAAGGTCTACGACCGGACCAAAATGGCCGTCCGGGCCAGGGAAAGCATCAAGAACGACCAGTGTCTGAAGTGCCACCGCAACATCCTCTACCTGCCCTACAAACGCGGGGCCATGCTGGCCCACCGGACGGTTCTCGAACCCCGGCCCGGCTACGAGAAAAAATGCACCGACTGCCACCAGGACCTGGTGCACGTCATGCGGCCCTTTTACAGCTATGCCGACGGGGACGGCCGGATGGAGCGCCGTCCCTGA
- a CDS encoding flavodoxin family protein, with protein sequence MRVLAIMGSPRPGRATDRLVDRALEGFLAAAPHAEARKVILAEKNIGHCKNCLACRDNLEATPYAPCVQRDDMDPLLDELARADALILGTPVHMGQVTSLTLTFLERLCWTFAKPTGRVLTVSGCPVPRTARRRKAAIIVVSGIVPPLLRRFCDDATPLLRRTIKDSLNCATVGDMYAGAVERRGLDGYLPKAFALGRRLAS encoded by the coding sequence ATGCGCGTTCTGGCGATCATGGGCAGCCCGCGTCCGGGCCGGGCCACGGACCGGCTGGTGGACCGGGCTCTTGAGGGTTTTTTGGCCGCGGCGCCCCATGCGGAAGCCCGGAAAGTCATTCTGGCGGAAAAAAACATCGGGCATTGCAAAAACTGCCTGGCCTGCCGGGACAACCTGGAGGCCACGCCCTACGCCCCCTGCGTCCAGCGCGACGACATGGACCCCCTGCTGGACGAACTGGCCCGGGCCGACGCCCTGATCCTCGGCACCCCGGTGCATATGGGCCAGGTCACGTCGCTTACGCTGACCTTTCTGGAACGCCTCTGCTGGACCTTCGCCAAGCCCACGGGCCGGGTCCTGACCGTCTCCGGCTGTCCCGTGCCGCGCACGGCCAGGCGGCGCAAGGCCGCGATCATCGTGGTCTCGGGCATCGTGCCGCCGCTTCTGCGCCGCTTTTGCGACGACGCCACGCCCTTGTTGCGCCGGACGATCAAGGATTCCCTGAACTGTGCGACGGTCGGCGACATGTACGCCGGGGCTGTGGAACGCCGGGGCCTGGACGGCTATCTCCCGAAGGCCTTCGCCCTCGGGCGCCGCCTGGCGTCCTGA
- a CDS encoding multiheme c-type cytochrome, whose translation MKKFAGSGMFVLGVAVLALTLSLLAWAQNAAPPSGTREAAVEANFGKEKEFRLERGMSTQAQACIECHKAESPGIFTDWAMSRHASANITCLDCHQAKDTDPDVSKKHFRQYERSDSTWGTAEYRATIAAVVTPKDCSRCHPDEVRQYSGSKHANTVEIMWKIDPWLNQGLNNEAERTAGCFKCHGTVLKVDDKGEMPASVWPNTGVGRVNLDGSLGSCTSCHTRHRFSIMDARKPEACGQCHLGPDHPQIEIYTESKHGDIYFAFGDTYNWTAAPGMWTPGVDYRGPTCASCHMSGSGAVLGTHDVTERLSWETQAPLTVRPQDFAAFPAKTNWEVERKKMQAVCNQCHGATWTESHYANLDAAVKNYNEVYFTPAKKVLDDLYAKKLLDEKPFFNEKLEWEYYELWHHEGRRARMGTAMMAPDYAWWHGFYECKKRYVEFMEGAHELVESGKPAYKYPVFPGSGGDTTKPAQVFGTRK comes from the coding sequence ATGAAAAAATTCGCGGGATCGGGAATGTTCGTTCTTGGCGTGGCCGTGCTGGCCCTGACCCTGTCGCTTCTGGCCTGGGCCCAGAACGCCGCGCCTCCCTCCGGGACCAGGGAGGCCGCTGTCGAGGCCAATTTCGGCAAGGAAAAGGAATTTCGCCTGGAGCGCGGCATGTCCACACAGGCCCAGGCCTGCATCGAATGCCACAAGGCCGAGTCCCCCGGCATCTTCACGGACTGGGCCATGAGCCGCCACGCCTCGGCCAACATCACCTGCCTGGACTGTCACCAGGCCAAGGACACGGACCCGGACGTGAGCAAGAAGCATTTCAGGCAGTACGAGCGCTCGGACAGCACATGGGGCACGGCCGAATACCGGGCCACCATCGCCGCCGTGGTCACCCCCAAGGACTGCTCCCGCTGCCACCCCGACGAGGTCAGGCAGTATTCCGGCAGCAAGCACGCCAACACCGTGGAGATCATGTGGAAGATCGACCCCTGGCTGAACCAGGGCTTAAACAACGAGGCCGAGCGCACGGCCGGCTGTTTCAAGTGCCACGGCACGGTGCTCAAGGTCGACGACAAGGGCGAGATGCCCGCCAGCGTGTGGCCCAACACCGGGGTCGGCCGGGTCAACCTGGACGGCAGCCTGGGCAGTTGCACCAGTTGCCACACCCGGCACCGCTTCTCGATCATGGACGCCCGCAAGCCCGAGGCCTGCGGCCAGTGCCACCTGGGACCGGACCATCCCCAGATCGAGATCTACACCGAGTCCAAGCACGGGGACATCTATTTCGCCTTCGGCGACACCTACAACTGGACCGCGGCCCCAGGCATGTGGACCCCCGGCGTGGACTATCGCGGCCCGACCTGCGCCTCCTGCCACATGTCCGGGTCGGGCGCGGTGCTCGGCACCCACGACGTGACCGAGCGCCTGTCCTGGGAGACCCAGGCCCCGCTGACCGTGCGGCCCCAGGACTTCGCGGCCTTCCCGGCCAAGACCAACTGGGAGGTGGAGCGAAAGAAGATGCAGGCCGTGTGCAACCAGTGCCACGGCGCAACCTGGACCGAATCCCACTACGCGAACCTGGACGCGGCGGTGAAGAACTACAACGAGGTGTACTTCACGCCGGCAAAGAAGGTCCTGGACGACCTGTACGCCAAAAAGCTTCTGGACGAGAAACCGTTTTTCAACGAGAAGCTGGAGTGGGAATACTATGAGCTGTGGCACCACGAGGGCCGCCGGGCGCGCATGGGCACGGCCATGATGGCCCCGGACTATGCCTGGTGGCACGGCTTCTACGAATGCAAGAAGCGCTATGTGGAGTTCATGGAAGGGGCGCACGAGCTTGTCGAGTCGGGCAAGCCGGCCTACAAATACCCCGTGTTCCCGGGCTCCGGCGGCGATACGACGAAGCCCGCCCAGGTGTTCGGGACCAGGAAATAA